The genomic region GAGAGATAGCAGATAAAATATATATAGAGCCTTTAACTTTAGAGTTTGTTGAAAAGGTTATTGAAAAAGAGAGGCCAGATAGCTTAATTGCTGGAATGGGTGGGCAAACCGGATTAAATTTAGCAGTAGACCTTCAGGATAAGGGAATTCTTGAAAAATACAATGTAAGAATTATTGGAACCTCCGTAGAATCTATTAAAAAAGGTGAAGACAGAGATTTGTTTAAAAAGGTTATGGAGGAGATTAACCAGCCGTTGGTAGAAAGTCAAATAGTAACTAGCCTAGAAGAAGGACTGGCTTTTGTAGAAAAAATAGGCTATCCTGCTGTTGTAAGACCTGCCTATACTTTAGGGGGATCTGGGGGAGGAATAGCTGAAACTGAAGAGCAGCTTACAGAAATCTTACTTTCAGGTTTACAGTTAAGTAGGGTTGGACAAGTAATAATCGAGAGAAGTATAAAGGGTTGGAAGGAAATAGAATATGAAGTAATAAGGGACTCAAAGGGTAACTGTATCACAATATGTAACATGGAAAATGTTGATCCTGTAGGAGTTCATACTGGTGATAGTATTGTAGTTGCCCCGGTACAGACATTATCTGATAAAGAAAATCAATTATTAAGAACAGCTTCTATAGATATAATTAATGCAATTAAAATAGAAGGCGGATGTAATGTACAGCTTGCTTTAAATCCAGAAAGCTTTGAATATGCAATCATTGAAATTAATCCTCGACTAAGTAGATCTTCAGCCTTAGCATCAAAAGCAACGGGATATCCAATTGCAAGAGTTGCTGCTAAAATAGCTATAGGTTATGGATTGGATGAAATAAAAAATGCAGTTACAGGAAAAACCTTTGCTTGTTTTGAACCTACACTAGACTATATAGTTGCAAAAATTCCTAAATGGCCCTTTGATAAATTCCATGAGGCAAATAGATCATTAGGCACTAAAATGATGGCAACCGGTGAAGTTATGTCAATAGCTAATAACTTTGAAGCTGCTTTATTAAAAGGAATTAGGTCTTTAGAAATTGGTCAATATACATTAGATTTAAAGTCTGCTCATAGTAAATCTTTAGATGAGCTTAAGGCAAGAGTACAAATACCGGATGATGAAAGACTATTTTATGTAGCAGAGCTTTTAAGAAGAAATTATAGAGTTGAAAAAGTAAACCAAATAACTGGAATGGACCTATTCTTCTTAGATAAAATTAAAAATATTGTAGATGCTGAAGAAAAACTTAAAAATTCAAATATAGATGATTTAACGGAGGAATGGCTAAGAGAGCTTAAAGTGAGAGGATTTTCTGATAAAGGAATTGGCGATCTTTTAGGTTGTGGTCCGGAAATAATATATGAAAAAAGAAAACAATGGAACATAATGGCTGTTTATAAGATGGTAGATACATGTGCTGGGGAATTTGATGCAGTATCCCCGTACTACTACTCAACCTATGATGAGATTGATGAAGTAGAAGTAAGTAGTAAGAAAAAGGTAATGGTACTAGGTTCTGGGCCTATCAGAATAGGCCAAGGAATAGAATTCGACTACTGTTCAGTTCACTGTGTACTTGCACTTAAACAAGTAGGAATTGAAACTGTAATAGTAAATAATAATCCTGAGACCGTAAGTACAGATTTCAATATTTCAGACAAACTATATTTTGAGCCACTAACAGAAGAGGATGTATTAAATATAGTAGAAAAAGAAAGACCAGAT from Serpentinicella alkaliphila harbors:
- the carB gene encoding carbamoyl-phosphate synthase large subunit; translation: MPRDNSIKKTLVIGSGPIIIGQAAEFDYAGTQACQALKEEGIEVVLINSNPATIMTDREIADKIYIEPLTLEFVEKVIEKERPDSLIAGMGGQTGLNLAVDLQDKGILEKYNVRIIGTSVESIKKGEDRDLFKKVMEEINQPLVESQIVTSLEEGLAFVEKIGYPAVVRPAYTLGGSGGGIAETEEQLTEILLSGLQLSRVGQVIIERSIKGWKEIEYEVIRDSKGNCITICNMENVDPVGVHTGDSIVVAPVQTLSDKENQLLRTASIDIINAIKIEGGCNVQLALNPESFEYAIIEINPRLSRSSALASKATGYPIARVAAKIAIGYGLDEIKNAVTGKTFACFEPTLDYIVAKIPKWPFDKFHEANRSLGTKMMATGEVMSIANNFEAALLKGIRSLEIGQYTLDLKSAHSKSLDELKARVQIPDDERLFYVAELLRRNYRVEKVNQITGMDLFFLDKIKNIVDAEEKLKNSNIDDLTEEWLRELKVRGFSDKGIGDLLGCGPEIIYEKRKQWNIMAVYKMVDTCAGEFDAVSPYYYSTYDEIDEVEVSSKKKVMVLGSGPIRIGQGIEFDYCSVHCVLALKQVGIETVIVNNNPETVSTDFNISDKLYFEPLTEEDVLNIVEKERPDGVILQFGGQTAIKLSKFLRQMNIPILGTKPEQIDAAEDREKFDALMEELNIPRPKGKAVWNLQEGMDEANKIGYPVLVRPSYVLGGQGMEITYEREDLQRYLSEAFQRDAKNPVLIDRYLLGREIEVDAICDGEDVFIPGIMEHLESAGVHSGDSISIYPSKRISEEIKKKILEYTEKIAVALKVSGMINIQFIEFENELYVIEVNPRSSRTVPFISKVTGIPMILMATKVMLGEKLKDLGYGTGIFKETDLISVKVPVFSTQKLPLVEVSLGPEMRSTGEVLGVSEVLEEALYKGFLAAGIKIPKENGTILVTLKNYDKERFLPIAKSLVNKGYTIMATRGTAEYLQNNEIQVTMVKKIAEGVPNILDVIRSGMIDLVVNTPTRGRDSKKDGFRIRRAAIESSVNVLTSLDTVQALIDILDSNVDKNELSVIDIGGIK